The nucleotide window ATTTTCAGCTACTTCATATTTCAGTCCTAGAAAGTGTTACATCAGCATAGTCACCAGGTAAGGCTGCTAGTTTATTCTAAATGGACTTTCTTCAGATGCTGGCACAGATGATGAGTGATTGACCAATTCTGAAGCTATCAATCAGAACTGAACGGATTTAGCAATGTCATAAACACCTCTCGAGGGAGTCACCTGGTGTTGAGAACTCACTTTACATGCCGTGTTTCAAAATGAGTTTTAATGGATTTACATTAGATTCAAACCCACTTTAGAGCTATTATTTCTCCCTTTCAACCTTTTCACCCGCTACTGCAATGTAATACAGCATATTCTATAATCACATGTTTGCAGGCCCGTGGTAAAGTAAACAAAACTTCAAAGGGTTATTATTTAAAGACTCTGTATTACAGCCATAGGCCTGACTGTTATTCTTCCTCACCACCCCTTGGGCCCAAAGTACATAATCATCCAGTAATTGAACTGAAATGTCTAAATGGCTAGATCCCCTGAAGGACATAGGTAGTTAGCAGTGAAGAAAGTAAgggacatttaaaaaaaacctcatggCACTTTCTTGCACTACTTAGAAATACTATGTAAATGTAACCGACCCAGACCTGCTAGGCTcttgcagaaaacagaacaatGCATGAATATTTCTGGGGTTGTAACTAAAGATTAAATGTAGAACTGCGCTGTATTTGGAAGCAAAGGTCTTACATTCAAATTACtttcagaagaactgaaaagaagGAGCAGAAATACACATACGTACACAGAAGTATATATAACGAAATAGTATCACTAATATCATGTGAAAGCAAACCCCTCTAGGTCCTCATATTTAATAGCCCCTCCAAAAAGTGTAATGGATAGCAGATCCCAGGCTTTCATACACTGTAACTGTCAAAGCACTCAGGAGATAGAGTAGTGAAGGCTCTGACAGCTCTCTTTTACATTCTAAATGACATCTGCAttcaacagaacagaaataaagattAAGGGAAACACCTGATATGATAGCACTCAGCTTACCTCaaaatgcaatatttaaaaagtaCAGAGAAACGCAGGTCTGCCTTCTTGTACTGTAAGTAAAAACTGGTGTCAAAGCCTCAGAGGTCTTCACCACTGCCAGAAAGGCAAGTACCGCAGCATTCAACAGACTACAGGGGCAGAAGCCACAGCCTCTGACTATGCAACTGTTGAAATCAAAAGGTGTTTTGCctgagaaggaagggaggagacggTCTTtgaacacacacagaaaatgacTACGGGCACAGTCATACAGCATAGGAAAATCAACTTGGCCGAAACCTTTGCAGCCCTTCGTGTACTTCAGTGATGAGCAGAATGCCCGTCACTAATTGATGGCGACCCACTGATCCTGTACCTTCTGCAGTACATACCTGCTGCAAATCTCTTTTAAGAGGTTATTAGTATTACGGCTTCAAATGAAACACGTCAGCGTACAGATCATGAGAGATGATTTCAAATAGATTTTTGCTGGTTGATTATATAAACGATGCCTCTTATTGCTGGAATAACACCTCAAAGGCAATATAATGACGACATGACAATGTATGTAAATCAAGAACTGCATGTGGGTTTATTTTACACTTGAGAAAACAGTGGATTTAATTGTGTGAACCAAAATGTACTGTACAATATTAATGATAAAACATCAAAATGTATAATTCATAGTGcattgcttgctttatttttatttatttatttttttgtcagatAGTTCCTTTAAGTACATGCATCTGGAAAGATGCAGGTGCCAGTAAAATTCCTCTATTTATATCAAGCTGCAGGAACTAAATTTTATTCAAAAAGTGTGGTTTTACATTATATACACAGAAATCGAATATAAAATGACAatataaaaagttaaaagagAAAGCATACAGCCAGAAGGTACAAAGAAAGTTGAACAGTTTAAAATGGTACGATATgtaacatgtatttttttaagctgatgCTGGCAATTTACAAGGAACAGAATCCAACATTTGccccattttttttgttttcatttaccaATGCAGCACACTATAGAAAGGTCAGCTTGTACCAAAGCTTAACATTTGTAAATAACTATAAACTGCagtattttacaggaaaaaaaaaaaaaaaaggaaagaaaagagcatttttacacttgttttaaataacagcttgcatacttttttttttttttttttgccaaaaagtGGCAATTCTCAGCATCCAGAGGGTTTGGGCATAGTGGCaacttggtttgcttttttttaattattatttaactTATACAGTTGTGGCTTCCTAACCCCTTGAGTACTACACAGCTCTCCTTCTTCCAAGGACTGCATGCACAATTTCTTCACAAACCagttctgcattaaaaaaaaaaaaaaaaaaaaagaagctcattcatttaaaaaaaaaagttttgcttctGACACAGCTTTTATTTGAATGAAATGCCTTTaagccttttgttttgttttgtttttccttatttacTCACTTAGTCACTGGGAAAGGCACAGAAATGCTATTACAGTTCTCAGAGGGTTAAAACTTGACACTACCAGGTTCTGTGACCTTTATTGTCATGGCAACTTTGTAATTTTAGGATGTCTCTTTATCATTGTTCTTTGTGTCTTTCTTTACGGCTAAATTAATGTCTCTCAATAGTGTCTCCCACTATATTCTACAAAAGATAGCTTAACATCAAGGACAGATGTTGAAAATAAAGGTCAGACTTTGactcacaaaaaataaaaacagaaacaaaaaataaccatGCACAGATCAGACAAAGAGCATATAAATATAACTACAAAATAAGTGTAAGAAAAAACAAGGTCCAGATAGGCAGTTCAGCAACAAAAGTAAGACTGATTTCAGAGGCTCAGGTCAGGCCTAGTGCAGTACTATGAAGAAGTTTAGTGCAATGTTCCTGTGGTCACTTGCATACCTGGCTGCTTACCTGGACGCTATTGTTTTTCTAACTCAGTTACATAGATCAGATGGTCCTCTGGGGACTTGCCATGTGTTTTACTAAGGTGCAGTTTGACTGCATGCTTGCTTGCAAAAGTTCGGTTACAGAGCTTACACTGGAATGTGGAGCCTAAGTCCTCCTCGGCAATTCCAAGTGAGCCCAAAGTCTTGTTTGCGAGGACTTTTGAAACATTCTGCTGTTCTTGAATCTGATTAAGTGGCAACTTTGACAGATCCTTCAAACTAAACCCTAGGTGTGTCTCTAAGTGACTTATGTATGTAGAAGCAGTCCTGAACTGAGAGGCACAAtcattgcaaaagaaaacaggatgTCCTGTGTccaagttctttaaaaatttagTTCCACCTGTCCTCCTTAACTGATACTTCACATTGGCCAGCCAGTGGCTAATTGTGGTCATGGAAAGACCAGTAAACTTAGAGATGTGTACCCGCTCTTGTGGACCTAGGTCCGACATAATGTATTTGCCTTCTGGGGTCTCCCTCAAGCTGGAAGCAAACTGGGCTTGAAGGATCAGAAGATGCTGAGGGTTCCAGTTGGACTGTCTGCCCTTCCTCTTGTGTACTGGTGACAGTTCATCCAAAGCTTCCTCAAAACTGCTCCCGTCAGCATCAGACTTCTCTGACACCGTAGATGGAGTTGAAGACTTGGGTGTCAAACGCCCTGTGAGGTTCTTCACCATATCAGAAATATCCAGCAGGGCGCTCTCCCTCAGCGGGGACGAGGCAGAGTCAGCCACACTGGAAACAAGAGGTTTATTTTTGGACTTCGTTAGATCAATAGGTTGATCACTGTTCTCATAGTAATACCGGTCAATAGCATCAGCCTGCTTGACCGGAGTGGTTGGGTAAATGGGTTTGTCCAACATGCTGTTGCTAATTTTGTACAGCATGGCCAAAGGGTCCAGAGAGGGGCTTACCGGCTTAGAAATTTTGCCTAAGTGAGTATTCATAATGGACTGTAAAGCGCTCAACGGATTAATGAAGGATGGCTCAGGTGAATGATCTGTGATGATTCCTAAATTGTTACAGCCATTTGCAACCTTTGTTTTAAGCGGCTCTGTACCATTTGGCGTATGTGCTTCTGCTGGACTATCCTTTTTGACCTTCTGAACTTCTGTCTCAGAGCTCTTCTTCGGCTGCtgtttgttatttatttcttctgcttttgggaagtccttgttttctttagcaGCAGGTGACATGGGTTTGACTGGCGaactcttctctttctccaaaggcttttcttccttcttcacaTTGATTTTACCTGTAACTTTCTCCACTAGTTCTTCCATAGCAGATACATTGCTCTTGTGAGGTGGGGGTGTGAGATTGCCTGGGGAATGGATGAGCGCATTGTGTTCTGACGACAGTGATTTTACACTGCTCGCGTAGGACGGCTGCATTTGAACACTCTGCACCGCAGGCTGAAGGGGTTTGACTGTTCCCGGGAGCTGGTAAGCTGCATGAATACTGGGATATCCTCCCCAGGAAGGGGCTCCATTCTGAGCTTTGCTGATAGCTGTTGTCACCGTGTTCTCCAGGGATTTCAATATGTCTATTCCGCCTTTAGGACTATCATCTAGGTCCTCCTCTCTGAGGTACTGATACAAAGTTGTTGGCTCAAATTTCTCTGTAGTGTCCTCATTCTcttctttaatctttttctctgtttcactgACCAccaccttttccttctccaggtctttcttctcctctgagTTTGTGGAGCCCGCTGGGGAATCAGGCTGCTTTTTAATGTTGGAGGCTGGTAGCCTTGTGTGGGTGGTGGGTGGAAGAGGTATAGACTGTATCTTCTCCTCCACTACAGGGTCCAATACTAGCTGTTTGCCTTTTTTGGAAGCCGAATTGGTCACCTTCAAGAAATGACCAGTGACCATCATATGAGCAGTGAGCTGCTGCAAAGTGTCATGGGAACTGCCACATTCCATGCATTTCAGTATTTGGGCCTTGCGTGCCTCAAACTGCCAAGTGTAGCTAGCACCATTTTGATAGCCATAGCGGTTATTTGGAGTCACATAGGGGTTGGCAGTTTTCTGATCCTTTGCAGACTCACCCAGTGAAGCTTCTGCAGTGATCCCTGTCGGCTCAGGTGAACAAGGTGAAGCTAAGTCCTGAAGTGCTCGCTTTTTGGTAGAAGGGACCAATTTAGTGATGGCTGGTACTGGCTCCTTCAGAGGCACTTTCTGGTAATGCTTTGTTTTTATCATATGGACGCTGAGGTCTTGCAAAGACTCAAACGAATGCCCACAGTACATGCACTTCAGCACTTTTTGGGCATCCTCTTTGCCTTCCATTTCCATAAGTGATCGTTTTCTAGGCTTTGACCACCGTTTGGTCTTATCAGCTTCTTTATCTCTGTTGTCATCACGGTAATGTCCAGTTTCATTCATGTGCACTGTTAGCTCCACCAGTGTGTCATAGGCTGCACTGCAGTCTTTGCATCGGAACTTGCTAGCACCGGTGAACACAGACCCATAAAGTTTATTGTTTTGCCGGTAAAGCTGTACTGTGCTGAAAAGACTAGGCTCTGGGAGAAGTCCGTACGATGAGGTCTGCTGCAAAGTTTTAGCTAATGCAGCTTGGTGCCAGTCGTAACCCGAGCCACCACTGTTACTATTACTGTTACTAGTATTACTGGTGGTTGTACTGGTACTAGTGTTGGTACTGGTAGTACTAGTACTCTGGGAATTGGCATTGGTGTCAGTACTGGTGGTGTTCTCATTCTGGCTGATTCCATTGTTGCTGGTGGTTGGATTGGATTTCTTTAAGTCCAAAGCTAAACTGGACCAGCAAGTCTCTGAAAGCAAATTTGCATACACAGCTTTTATTTGTGCCAAGCTGTCCTGTGGATAGGAAACATTGTCTGTGCACTGAGGatcctctttctcttctttagaGGAAGTGCTTTTGAAATGGGCCAGCTGATCGCTGTTTTCACTAAACGGCGAACCATAGCCTGCATCCTGATTAGTTGCAGTGCTGACTGGGGAGTTCTGGTAGCTTTGAGCCTCTTTGATCTCCGCTTCTTCATTGCACAAATACTCATTCTCCTGGATGTCCAGAGACAGCCCATCATCTTCCACGCTGTCTTCAtctatttctgctgctttcaatTCCTCCTCAGGAACATATGCTAAAATACAGGAAGGGAGACGGGGgggaaaacaagacaaagttATCGAACACACACATTTTACATCGTTGCTGTCTTCTGTACTAAAAGCAGTAACCATAAAGACAAATTTTGAGGATACATCCAGAAACCAAACTCACCATCACTCACACACTCCACATACTATAAATCCACATACTCTGTCCTGGTTACAGTTTGATATCAGTGCTACCCAAGAATAAACTTTGACTTCAGCAGTAAAATATGTGCCAGGACCACAGCAGATACCATaatatcaaaaccaaaatcaaacaaaGAGCCTAGTAAACCAGTTTTTATCAACTTAAAAAATGGCCTGGCACTGAGCTATATTTACTGCACTACGTATACGCAACACGTTGCAGCTGACCTGCACCCCTCAGACCTAGGCACTCAGAACCACTGGCTTGACCAACTCCATCTCGTCAGTGCTGTCTTTTCCGGCAAACTGGCTTTAGCTACAGCTTCAAGGGCCATTTCTGTGCCACTGACACCTGACTTTAATGGAGCTATATGGGGCAAGTGTGTCAGGTCAGCTGTTCCAGGGTCTCCTGGTGGCTGGCTGTACTGGGTCCATCTGAGAACAgagcagctttcatttttacaaggtgaaaagaaaagcaagactaTGTTTTCTGAAATGGCAAGGATGTACTTTGCCTCCTGTTATGATCTGATGTGGGTCCTGCATttaccattttgaaaacagCAGTCAGAAACTAAACGTAAATGTtagagattaatttttaaaagcaacaaacaaaacacttgaGACCTCCATCCCAGCTTAATTATTGGCTCACAGTAAATATAAAACTTTGCTATTGTATTGCTACCTGGTGAAACTATACAATCTTACCAAACTATGTGTTTATCTGTatcaaactattttttaaactaGCAAATGTGATATTCATGAGCAGATGGCCATTACATCAAAACACATTTACTCCAAGGGCCCAATTCACAGAAGTGGCTTACATGTACCTAAGTGATAAATGTACACTTTTattgcaaagcagaaaacatacTTGTACACATTTCCCTCCAGTTTTGTaaaagaagcttaaaaaaatcacagtgatAATGGAATGTAGATCATTTATAAGCATGTCAAGGTAGAAAACACGGATTGTGAACAATTCTCAGTAATTGAATAAAAATATGTCTCCTTGTCAGGTGAACTGTGCAGCAAGTGATGCTGAAATGTGGCCTATGTCCTTCCATGGTACAATActgaaaaaatgccagaaaaagaGGCACTTCTGCTCCTATGTgataagaagaaaatacatattatcGTGTTAACAAAGCTGAGGCCTTCTTCAATTGGGGGGAGCGTAAGTACAAGTTGAGCTCCTTTTTGTACACAGTTGCTAATACACTCTGAaagttcttttctgaaaaataaaaataatttctctcatTGTAATATGAACACTCtttgaaactttcttttttgttagaaaAGCAATAGTATTGCATTCTGTATTCACCTTTGCAATTCAGTCTTAATGCAGCCCCTAACTACTTCAGTCTGATCTTTTAAGATAAAGTAGGAAAGTAGTCCATCTAGTACTGGGGTAGTGCTAAACCTTAAGAAGCCCACTGCATCTTTCATATGCTCTCTAAGTGTCAAATTTTTTCAGAAGATAATTTGatcttttgggtttttaaaaagttttaagcaGGGTCCAATTCCTTACAGATCCATCAGCCTCAGGTGTTTTctaatatatttaaaaggaCTGGTGAGTACTAAGCACAATAGAAGTCACTACAGAAATCATCCTGGAGCCAAAGGCCAGGAAGATGCCAGAAAAGCattataaaaccagaaaaaaaaattcttaaaatgcatttagtccataaaatgaaaaataaaataaagacataGTAAAAGAACTAAGAAGTCAGTCAGCTTCCCAGTCTTGCATTAATGCTGCTGTTGAAACACTCTGCAGGTATCTGAGCACAGTAGTACTGCTGCAGTTCTGAACTCTAGGTTTGCAAGCAGAATTCACTCCCACGGCTACAGTCTAAGATATCTTAGCTCTCCCATTAAACACACCtgttttcagtcatttctaACAGCAAAAGACAATACATTTTTAAGTTTCAGAAAAGTAAACAACAGTTATAGAAGAATATGGTTTATgattctgaaatttcttttaaataaaaaataaaaaaactctGAGGcctaaaatgcataaaaatggACAGTTACCAtctggcatttttatttaaaaaaaaaaaacaacagaacttAGTAATGATCAGCAGACAGTCACCAAGTAGAAGCTGAAAACTGAGGGGGCCCACATTCTGAGCTTTTATGAACAGCTATCTTCTTACTAACCTCAGTGGAACTATGCCAATTTTCTCTAATTTTCACATcccagtatttttaataaatagatGTAAGAAACTGTTGAAGGTGCTGAATATTGCCATAGTTGATACAGCTTTTTGTAAGAATCCATATGAATTATCTGCTTACATCTCTTTACTTAATTCTAAATtgcataaatatgtatttttataattgCTACATATAACCATATAAATATCTGCTTAAGTAGAAACTCTAGTCGAGCCACTGCCCTACCTTTTATttacctttatttatttatgatggTGTGTTTTCTCTATTCTTGTTCTTTTGCACTttaccataaaaataaaaggagctAAACCACACAAGAAACGTTAAAACTACATGAAAGGTCGGTGTTAAACTGTCAAAGCAAAGCAACTGAGTGTTAGGGTGAAATATCCATCTTTCACTTACTTTCCTAGTCTTAGGTTCTGCTGAGA belongs to Haliaeetus albicilla chromosome 3, bHalAlb1.1, whole genome shotgun sequence and includes:
- the TSHZ1 gene encoding teashirt homolog 1 translates to MPRRKQQAPRRSAAYVPEEELKAAEIDEDSVEDDGLSLDIQENEYLCNEEAEIKEAQSYQNSPVSTATNQDAGYGSPFSENSDQLAHFKSTSSKEEKEDPQCTDNVSYPQDSLAQIKAVYANLLSETCWSSLALDLKKSNPTTSNNGISQNENTTSTDTNANSQSTSTTSTNTSTSTTTSNTSNSNSNSGGSGYDWHQAALAKTLQQTSSYGLLPEPSLFSTVQLYRQNNKLYGSVFTGASKFRCKDCSAAYDTLVELTVHMNETGHYRDDNRDKEADKTKRWSKPRKRSLMEMEGKEDAQKVLKCMYCGHSFESLQDLSVHMIKTKHYQKVPLKEPVPAITKLVPSTKKRALQDLASPCSPEPTGITAEASLGESAKDQKTANPYVTPNNRYGYQNGASYTWQFEARKAQILKCMECGSSHDTLQQLTAHMMVTGHFLKVTNSASKKGKQLVLDPVVEEKIQSIPLPPTTHTRLPASNIKKQPDSPAGSTNSEEKKDLEKEKVVVSETEKKIKEENEDTTEKFEPTTLYQYLREEDLDDSPKGGIDILKSLENTVTTAISKAQNGAPSWGGYPSIHAAYQLPGTVKPLQPAVQSVQMQPSYASSVKSLSSEHNALIHSPGNLTPPPHKSNVSAMEELVEKVTGKINVKKEEKPLEKEKSSPVKPMSPAAKENKDFPKAEEINNKQQPKKSSETEVQKVKKDSPAEAHTPNGTEPLKTKVANGCNNLGIITDHSPEPSFINPLSALQSIMNTHLGKISKPVSPSLDPLAMLYKISNSMLDKPIYPTTPVKQADAIDRYYYENSDQPIDLTKSKNKPLVSSVADSASSPLRESALLDISDMVKNLTGRLTPKSSTPSTVSEKSDADGSSFEEALDELSPVHKRKGRQSNWNPQHLLILQAQFASSLRETPEGKYIMSDLGPQERVHISKFTGLSMTTISHWLANVKYQLRRTGGTKFLKNLDTGHPVFFCNDCASQFRTASTYISHLETHLGFSLKDLSKLPLNQIQEQQNVSKVLANKTLGSLGIAEEDLGSTFQCKLCNRTFASKHAVKLHLSKTHGKSPEDHLIYVTELEKQ